Proteins co-encoded in one Ensifer sp. PDNC004 genomic window:
- a CDS encoding type I secretion system permease/ATPase: protein MVDNRITSGSLRSAFRRSVIDLGLFSTVVNVLALTSPLFLIQVYDRVLPSSSIETLVYLTIIAFLAFAFLGLLDVIRAIYAVRMAAKLDSELGAAAFANVVAATGREPGDIQPLRDLATVRGFIASRGTPVLFDLPFSPVFAALLYLLHPMLFLMTTIGAIVILLLVFLNQYMNKKASQFAQERITSANLTAQMFSRSAETVRAMGMTNNVSEVWGRQFAAATAAADGNLVVNAIFGGISRSIRMILQMAILAVGATLVLKGQMTAGMIFASSILSGRALQPLDQLVGIWKQAMEARSAWSRFEKVIEAGNADGRKLLLPNPAGNIAVRDLLYVSPDAGADPEPILKRLNFTIAAGESVAVVGPSRAGKSTLARLLTGAVAPTAGSITIDGADLRTWDAAQLGSLIGYLAQDVQLLPGTIAANISRFEPGAADETVVAAARAAHANDLILAQTKGYQTPIGPGSNNLSGGERQRIGLARAFYGSPRLLVLDEPNANLDSEGEAALGRALRDAKERGVTVVIVTHRISIATTCDRILVMKNGRIDDFGPTDEVARRAQSERANRAAKAAAAKRPSNLPPADISAFLPGRTGDRP, encoded by the coding sequence ATGGTAGACAACAGAATCACAAGCGGCAGTTTACGCTCTGCGTTCCGGCGCAGCGTTATCGATCTCGGCTTGTTCTCGACGGTCGTGAATGTGCTGGCGCTGACATCGCCTCTGTTTCTGATCCAGGTTTATGATCGGGTTTTGCCCTCTTCCAGCATCGAAACGCTCGTCTATCTGACGATTATCGCGTTCCTTGCCTTCGCATTCCTCGGCCTGCTCGATGTGATTCGGGCGATCTACGCCGTGCGCATGGCGGCCAAGCTCGACAGCGAGCTCGGGGCGGCGGCCTTTGCAAACGTGGTCGCGGCAACGGGCCGGGAACCGGGCGACATTCAGCCCTTGCGCGATCTTGCGACAGTCAGAGGCTTCATCGCTTCACGCGGCACGCCGGTCCTCTTCGATCTGCCGTTCTCGCCGGTGTTCGCGGCACTGCTTTATCTCCTGCATCCAATGCTCTTCCTGATGACGACGATTGGCGCGATCGTGATCCTTCTCCTGGTTTTCCTCAATCAGTACATGAACAAGAAGGCGTCGCAGTTCGCGCAGGAGCGGATTACCAGCGCCAATCTGACGGCGCAGATGTTCAGCCGCAGTGCCGAGACGGTGCGTGCGATGGGCATGACGAACAATGTCAGCGAGGTCTGGGGCCGCCAGTTTGCCGCTGCGACTGCGGCAGCCGACGGAAATCTCGTCGTCAACGCCATCTTCGGCGGCATATCGCGATCGATCAGAATGATCCTGCAGATGGCGATCCTCGCTGTCGGCGCGACCCTTGTTTTGAAGGGGCAGATGACCGCTGGCATGATCTTCGCGTCCTCGATCCTGTCGGGCCGCGCGCTGCAGCCGCTCGATCAGCTGGTCGGGATCTGGAAGCAGGCGATGGAAGCGCGCAGCGCCTGGTCGCGGTTCGAAAAGGTGATCGAGGCCGGCAATGCCGATGGCCGCAAGCTTCTGCTGCCAAACCCCGCAGGCAATATCGCTGTGCGCGATCTGCTCTATGTTTCGCCGGACGCGGGAGCCGACCCCGAGCCGATCCTCAAACGGCTGAACTTCACGATCGCTGCCGGCGAAAGCGTTGCTGTGGTCGGACCGAGCCGGGCGGGTAAATCGACGCTTGCGCGGCTTTTGACCGGCGCCGTTGCCCCGACCGCGGGTTCGATCACCATCGACGGTGCGGACCTGAGAACCTGGGACGCGGCGCAGCTCGGCAGCCTCATTGGCTATCTCGCACAGGACGTGCAGCTTCTGCCCGGCACGATCGCCGCCAATATCTCGCGCTTCGAGCCGGGTGCGGCGGACGAGACGGTGGTTGCGGCCGCGCGCGCGGCACATGCCAATGATCTCATCCTGGCGCAAACGAAGGGCTATCAGACGCCGATCGGGCCCGGTTCCAACAATCTCTCCGGCGGTGAGCGGCAGCGCATCGGGCTTGCGCGCGCCTTCTACGGCTCTCCGCGTCTTCTCGTTCTCGACGAGCCGAACGCCAACCTCGACAGTGAGGGGGAAGCGGCACTCGGACGGGCGCTCAGAGACGCGAAGGAGCGCGGCGTCACGGTCGTCATCGTCACGCACCGCATTTCGATCGCAACGACATGTGACCGGATCCTGGTGATGAAGAATGGCAGGATCGATGACTTCGGCCCAACGGATGAGGTGGCGCGGCGCGCGCAGTCCGAGCGGGCGAACCGGGCAGCGAAGGCAGCCGCTGCCAAGCGGCCGTCGAACCTCCCGCCGGCAGACATCTCCGCCTTCCTGCCTGGCAGAACCGGGGACCGGCCATGA
- a CDS encoding HlyD family type I secretion periplasmic adaptor subunit — MTDTGFVARLGYGTLALILVGFGYWAATAPLSGAAVASGTITATGRNVLVQHLEGGIVSEIAVREGDAVARGQTLVVLDDTVARTQLNRLAKQWVALKAREARLAAERDGKRDLTIAIGNAPATMSAASRDLTEEQVKEFQTRLARFTSETVILQQRVESLNDGLDGLAAQKAAVEKQTQIVRSEAERKFNLLEKGLTNRTEYTQLLRVEADLLGQVGMLQAEASSSRTQVAEAREQIERLKTQRVEQAVTAMNEVKTGLADVEEQVEAARRVLERTVVKAPVDGVVVASVYNAVGSVVGPGEKIMEILPTGDLVVDARIHPQDIDVVHVGQPARVRLSALNTSLTPEVSATVAHVSADRLTDPATREPYYRAVLRLDTPLPAGVRMEQLHPGMPIDAFIELGDRTFLEYLIRPISDSYRRAFAGE, encoded by the coding sequence GTGACCGATACCGGGTTTGTCGCCCGGCTCGGCTATGGCACGCTTGCTCTTATCCTTGTCGGCTTCGGCTATTGGGCGGCGACGGCGCCGCTCTCCGGCGCTGCCGTCGCTTCCGGTACGATCACGGCCACGGGCCGCAATGTCCTCGTGCAGCATCTGGAAGGCGGGATCGTCAGCGAAATCGCGGTACGTGAAGGGGATGCCGTCGCCAGGGGGCAGACGCTCGTGGTCCTCGACGACACCGTGGCCCGCACCCAGCTCAACCGCCTTGCCAAGCAATGGGTGGCACTGAAGGCGCGGGAGGCGCGTCTTGCCGCCGAGCGGGACGGGAAGCGGGATCTGACGATCGCGATCGGCAATGCGCCGGCCACGATGTCGGCCGCAAGCCGAGACCTGACGGAAGAGCAGGTCAAGGAGTTTCAGACCCGGCTTGCCCGTTTCACCTCCGAAACCGTCATCCTGCAGCAGCGCGTCGAAAGCCTGAACGATGGGCTCGATGGTCTGGCCGCGCAGAAGGCGGCAGTCGAGAAGCAGACGCAGATCGTGCGCAGCGAAGCCGAGCGCAAGTTCAATCTCCTGGAAAAGGGGTTGACGAACCGCACGGAGTACACGCAGCTTCTCCGCGTCGAAGCGGACCTGCTCGGCCAGGTCGGCATGCTGCAGGCGGAAGCTTCGTCGAGCCGCACGCAGGTGGCGGAAGCGCGTGAGCAGATCGAACGGCTGAAGACCCAGCGCGTCGAGCAGGCGGTGACCGCGATGAACGAGGTGAAGACCGGGCTCGCCGACGTCGAAGAACAGGTCGAGGCCGCACGCCGGGTGCTCGAGCGCACCGTCGTCAAGGCGCCGGTGGATGGCGTTGTCGTCGCCTCGGTCTACAATGCCGTCGGCAGTGTCGTCGGTCCCGGCGAAAAGATCATGGAGATCCTGCCGACAGGGGACCTGGTTGTCGATGCGCGTATTCATCCGCAGGACATCGACGTCGTCCATGTCGGTCAGCCGGCGAGGGTCCGGCTCTCGGCGCTCAATACCAGCCTGACGCCGGAGGTTTCAGCGACGGTTGCCCATGTCTCGGCCGACCGCCTGACCGATCCGGCGACGCGCGAGCCCTATTACCGGGCCGTGCTGCGCCTGGATACGCCGCTGCCGGCCGGCGTTCGCATGGAGCAACTGCATCCGGGGATGCCGATCGACGCCTTCATCGAACTCGGCGACCGCACCTTCCTTGAGTATTTGATCCGGCCGATTTCCGACTCCTATCGACGTGCCTTTGCCGGGGAATGA
- a CDS encoding IS630 family transposase (programmed frameshift) — protein sequence MRSGISLRDDFDGEGLRRLARQTKDATQARRLLALASIYDGGSRSDAARLGNVTLQIVRDWVMRFNERGPQGLINGKAPGPQSRLNDQQRAALAQTIERGPTPYLDGVVRWRLCDLAQWLWEEFRVSVSEQTLSREVRAMGYRKLAARPKHHAQDPQAIEDFKKGFPAAVAQIAAGAARGKRIEIWFEDEARIGQKNKITRRWARRGTRPSAPHDQRTRSAYIFGAICPKLGKAAALVMPWCDTYAMTQHLAEIARHVDHDAHAILIMDQAGWHMSNNLVVPGNITILPLPPKSPELNPVENLWHFMRDNWLSNRVFKSYDDIVDHCNDAWRKLESQPWRIMSIGRREWANEF from the exons ATGCGATCAGGGATTTCATTACGTGACGATTTTGATGGAGAAGGTCTGCGGCGGCTGGCGCGGCAGACGAAGGACGCAACCCAGGCGCGACGTCTGTTGGCACTCGCGTCGATCTACGATGGAGGCTCGCGTTCCGATGCCGCCCGCCTCGGCAACGTCACGCTTCAAATTGTTCGGGACTGGGTCATGCGGTTCAACGAACGCGGTCCTCAAGGCCTGATCAATGGCAAGGCTCCCGGCCCGCAGTCGCGGTTGAACGATCAGCAGCGCGCGGCCCTGGCGCAGACCATCGAGCGTGGGCCGACACCCTATCTCGATGGCGTTGTTCGCTGGCGTCTGTGCGACTTGGCTCAATGGCTTTGGGAAGAGTTTCGCGTGTCGGTGAGCGAGCAAACGTTGAGCCGCGAAGTACGGGCCATGGGCTATCGCAAGCTGGCTGCCCGGCCCAAACATCACGCTCAAGACCCTCAAGCCATTGAGGATTTTAAAAAAG GTTTCCCCGCTGCAGTGGCACAGATTGCCGCCGGAGCAGCCCGAGGAAAACGGATAGAGATTTGGTTCGAGGATGAGGCCCGTATCGGGCAAAAGAACAAGATCACGCGCCGTTGGGCCAGGCGCGGAACACGGCCTTCAGCGCCGCACGACCAGCGCACAAGGTCGGCCTACATCTTCGGCGCAATCTGCCCGAAACTCGGCAAGGCGGCGGCGCTGGTCATGCCATGGTGCGACACCTACGCAATGACCCAGCATCTGGCCGAAATCGCCCGGCACGTCGATCACGACGCGCACGCTATCCTCATCATGGATCAGGCAGGCTGGCACATGTCCAACAATCTCGTCGTGCCCGGAAACATCACCATCCTGCCATTGCCGCCGAAGTCGCCGGAGCTCAACCCGGTCGAAAACCTCTGGCACTTCATGCGCGACAACTGGCTCTCAAACCGCGTCTTCAAATCCTACGACGACATCGTCGATCATTGCAACGATGCTTGGCGAAAGCTCGAAAGCCAGCCCTGGCGCATCATGTCTATCGGCCGCAGAGAATGGGCCAATGAGTTTTGA
- a CDS encoding nucleoside-diphosphate sugar epimerase/dehydratase encodes MARYWARFLTIFTWFAAVGRALLRLAARTAVSSVKQVRRSRVLYAMDIASAALALVAAFFLRYGFDAMSTRPELIWALVSTGPLYLLACALAFPVAGLYARDWRYCSVSDLRSILQAVLISSAALVLMSFFANRLQDMPRSVVPLEALLLTAFLSASRLSFRLDELALRPSRRQPVAEDNAEQIPTLLVGSGHAADLYLRALRRDPHCSHKPVGCLEVTPEHTDMTLRGIPILGALSDFDSVVCALAESGQLPRHVVFTEALSAFGEGAEDVMRRAEARGMTVSRLTQITELKSAKQESRFELRSIELTDLLERPQAALDNEAILRLIRGRRVLITGAGGSIGSELTLQVAAREPAELILVENCEYNLYAIDMELGERYPAVKRTANLCNVRRANRVNDVFAKYRPELVFHAAALKHVPMVELNPCEGVLTNVIGTMNVANAARRFKVQAMVQVSTDKVVNPTSVMGGTKRLAELYCQALDLHCLKKGSGPRFMTVRFGNVLGSSGSLIPLFKRQIAKGGPLTVTDPRMTRFFMTIREAVELTLQASAYGLEGEIGKGEIFVLDMNEPIKIIDIAKRMIRLAGLTPGKDIDIEIIGLRPGEKLYEELFDSGEQRISSPIPGVLGAIPNAVPLTTLKEMFARLKLFAELGDQAMVFAIMNSLIPGFDKHPAEGTAGAPSSDDGEEGAADADVAHLTDDVLQAALSSLRRGPPSTPMPM; translated from the coding sequence ATGGCGAGATACTGGGCAAGGTTCCTCACAATATTCACCTGGTTTGCCGCTGTCGGACGCGCACTTTTGCGCTTGGCGGCAAGAACGGCCGTATCCTCGGTCAAGCAGGTTCGTCGATCGCGTGTGCTCTATGCGATGGACATAGCGTCTGCAGCTTTGGCGCTCGTGGCCGCCTTTTTCCTGCGTTACGGTTTCGACGCGATGTCGACCCGTCCGGAGTTGATCTGGGCGCTGGTATCGACCGGGCCGCTATATCTTCTTGCCTGTGCGCTCGCTTTTCCGGTCGCCGGATTGTACGCCCGCGATTGGCGCTACTGCTCCGTTTCGGATCTGCGTTCGATCCTGCAGGCCGTCTTGATCAGTTCGGCGGCGCTGGTTTTGATGTCGTTCTTTGCGAACCGCCTGCAGGATATGCCGCGAAGCGTCGTGCCGCTCGAGGCGCTGCTTTTGACCGCATTCCTGTCGGCTTCGCGGCTGAGCTTCCGGCTTGACGAACTGGCGTTGCGCCCGAGCCGGCGCCAGCCGGTCGCCGAGGACAATGCCGAGCAGATCCCGACCTTGCTCGTCGGCAGCGGCCATGCGGCAGACCTCTATCTGAGAGCGCTCCGCCGAGATCCGCATTGCAGCCATAAGCCGGTCGGCTGCCTGGAAGTGACGCCGGAGCATACGGATATGACCTTGCGCGGCATTCCGATCCTCGGCGCGCTCAGCGATTTCGATAGTGTGGTCTGTGCGCTTGCAGAGAGTGGGCAGCTGCCGCGCCATGTCGTCTTTACCGAAGCGCTTTCGGCGTTCGGCGAGGGGGCGGAGGATGTGATGCGGCGCGCCGAAGCGCGTGGCATGACCGTATCGCGCCTGACGCAGATCACCGAACTCAAGAGCGCCAAGCAGGAAAGCCGTTTCGAGCTGCGCTCGATCGAGCTGACGGATCTTCTGGAGCGCCCGCAGGCAGCCCTCGACAACGAGGCAATTCTGCGCCTCATCCGCGGCCGTCGCGTCCTGATCACCGGCGCCGGTGGTTCGATCGGCAGCGAGCTTACCTTGCAGGTGGCAGCGCGCGAACCGGCCGAGCTCATCCTGGTCGAGAACTGCGAGTACAATCTCTATGCGATCGATATGGAACTCGGAGAGCGCTATCCGGCCGTCAAGCGGACCGCAAACCTTTGCAACGTCCGCCGGGCCAATCGCGTCAACGACGTCTTTGCCAAGTATCGGCCGGAACTCGTCTTCCATGCTGCCGCACTCAAGCACGTGCCGATGGTGGAGCTTAACCCTTGCGAGGGCGTGCTGACCAATGTGATCGGCACGATGAACGTCGCGAACGCCGCCCGCCGCTTCAAGGTGCAGGCGATGGTGCAGGTGTCGACCGATAAGGTCGTCAACCCGACCAGCGTGATGGGCGGGACCAAGCGGCTGGCCGAACTCTATTGCCAGGCGCTCGACCTTCATTGCCTGAAGAAGGGGTCTGGCCCGCGCTTCATGACCGTTCGCTTCGGCAACGTGCTTGGTTCGAGCGGCTCGCTGATCCCGTTGTTCAAGCGGCAGATCGCGAAGGGTGGCCCGCTGACGGTGACGGATCCGCGCATGACACGCTTCTTCATGACCATTCGCGAAGCCGTCGAACTGACGCTGCAGGCTTCGGCCTACGGTCTGGAAGGCGAAATCGGCAAGGGTGAGATTTTCGTTCTCGATATGAATGAGCCGATCAAGATCATCGACATCGCCAAGCGGATGATCCGGCTTGCCGGTCTTACGCCCGGCAAGGACATCGACATCGAGATCATCGGCCTGAGGCCCGGCGAAAAGCTCTATGAGGAGCTGTTCGATAGCGGCGAGCAACGCATCAGCTCTCCCATTCCGGGCGTGCTCGGCGCGATCCCGAATGCCGTACCCCTGACGACACTCAAGGAGATGTTCGCGCGCCTGAAGCTTTTTGCCGAACTCGGCGATCAGGCGATGGTTTTTGCGATCATGAACAGCCTTATTCCCGGCTTCGACAAGCATCCGGCCGAAGGTACGGCTGGGGCGCCCTCGTCGGATGACGGGGAGGAAGGGGCCGCCGACGCCGATGTCGCGCATCTGACTGACGATGTCCTGCAAGCAGCGCTGTCGAGCCTTAGGCGGGGGCCGCCTTCGACGCCGATGCCGATGTGA
- a CDS encoding glycosyltransferase family 4 protein, protein MLIDASDYSPVRQPPQRAAVAAGSAVAGVVPKQRIAVLSSYSRSLTNFRLELLRRLVEAGHSVLAVGPEEDEDVIRQLAEIGVEFVRSPMARTGLNPLTDLTTLWSYWRLFRSRQIDVVIPYTMKPIVYGGIAARLAGVKRRYFLVTGLGHVYSDAASKRWIGRRIKQLSVLLYRLALKGAGGVFAYNRADSADIESCRLISDQRELTLVPGSGVDLDHYAFSSPPSGRPVFLLVARLLKDKGIGEYVEAARLVRQQFPEAEFRLLGQFDPSPAAISAETIDGWVKDGSLNYLGETTDVRPHLTDCSVFVLPSYYREGIPRSILEAMSTGRAVVTTDLPGCDETVVDGLNGYLVEPRNAKQLAEAMCRFLRAPSLIADMGLRSRELAQSKFDVHAVNKLLLERMALI, encoded by the coding sequence ATGTTGATTGACGCGAGCGACTATTCTCCGGTCAGGCAGCCGCCACAGCGAGCGGCTGTCGCCGCAGGATCGGCGGTTGCCGGCGTGGTGCCGAAACAGCGGATCGCGGTGCTTTCGAGCTACAGCCGTTCGCTCACCAATTTTCGGCTGGAGCTGCTGCGGCGCCTGGTCGAGGCCGGCCATTCGGTTCTGGCCGTCGGGCCGGAAGAGGACGAGGACGTCATCCGTCAGCTTGCCGAGATCGGTGTGGAGTTCGTCCGCTCGCCGATGGCACGCACGGGGCTCAATCCCCTGACGGATCTGACGACGCTCTGGTCCTATTGGCGGCTCTTTCGTTCACGGCAGATCGATGTCGTGATCCCCTATACGATGAAGCCGATCGTCTATGGCGGCATTGCCGCCCGCCTGGCCGGCGTCAAGCGACGGTATTTTCTCGTGACCGGCCTTGGCCATGTCTACTCGGATGCCGCAAGCAAGCGGTGGATCGGGCGCCGCATCAAGCAGCTGAGCGTGCTGCTCTATCGGCTGGCGCTCAAGGGGGCTGGCGGGGTCTTTGCCTATAACCGTGCGGATTCCGCCGACATCGAGAGCTGCAGGCTGATCTCCGATCAGCGCGAGCTGACGCTGGTCCCGGGCTCTGGCGTGGATCTCGACCACTATGCTTTTTCGAGCCCGCCCAGCGGTCGCCCGGTCTTTCTGCTCGTCGCGCGCCTGCTGAAGGACAAGGGGATCGGCGAATATGTCGAGGCCGCGCGCCTCGTCCGCCAACAATTTCCGGAGGCCGAATTTCGTCTTTTGGGGCAGTTCGATCCCAGTCCGGCGGCGATCTCGGCTGAGACCATCGACGGATGGGTCAAGGACGGCAGCCTGAACTATCTCGGCGAAACCACGGATGTGCGCCCGCATCTCACCGATTGCAGCGTCTTCGTCCTGCCGTCCTATTATCGCGAGGGCATACCGCGCAGCATTCTCGAGGCGATGTCGACGGGGCGCGCGGTGGTCACCACCGATCTGCCGGGCTGCGACGAGACGGTGGTCGATGGGCTCAATGGCTACCTGGTGGAGCCGCGCAACGCCAAGCAACTGGCTGAAGCCATGTGCCGCTTCCTGAGAGCGCCTTCGCTGATCGCGGACATGGGGCTCAGGTCACGTGAACTCGCCCAATCAAAGTTCGATGTGCATGCCGTGAACAAGCTGCTTCTTGAGCGCATGGCCTTGATCTGA
- a CDS encoding glycosyltransferase has protein sequence MAGSVVHIINDLNGNGGAERLVVEMAQRQTRFSATVIVWKGANNELLEDTAFAAVTIIAVKLSSPRSIAKAWRAMRAADVVHVHLFPSLYFCALLPFRKIYTEHNTWNRRRARRWLRGIERWVYGRYDCVAAISTPVRDHLSEWLAPMAAKIHIVENGVSLDRFASARDRKPRQDGLFYIGMVGSFTEKKDQETIVRALQRLPDNVHAVFAGVGDRRPIVEELAGALGVRERVHFSGLVRDIPAFLGRLDLYVQSSHWEGFGVAVVEAMASDLPVLVSDVGGLAVVVDNDDYRFPAKNHGQLADRIRELASDEEKYRNATAYARRRAQGFSIDRTVSCYEDLYDLIKPGPPTLTTAGADTGASRFRRSSHPSQDLP, from the coding sequence ATGGCAGGCAGCGTCGTTCACATCATCAACGACCTTAACGGAAACGGCGGTGCCGAGCGCCTGGTCGTGGAAATGGCGCAGCGACAGACGCGGTTTTCGGCAACGGTAATCGTGTGGAAGGGAGCCAATAACGAGCTCCTGGAAGACACGGCCTTCGCTGCCGTGACGATCATCGCGGTCAAGCTGTCGAGCCCCCGTTCGATTGCCAAAGCATGGCGCGCGATGCGGGCGGCGGACGTCGTGCACGTCCACCTGTTTCCGTCCCTCTATTTTTGCGCGCTCCTGCCCTTTCGGAAAATCTACACCGAGCACAACACCTGGAACCGCCGAAGGGCGAGGCGGTGGCTGCGCGGTATCGAGCGCTGGGTCTATGGCCGTTACGACTGTGTTGCGGCGATCAGCACACCTGTCCGCGACCACTTGTCCGAATGGCTGGCGCCTATGGCCGCGAAAATCCACATCGTCGAAAACGGCGTCAGCCTGGACCGGTTTGCGTCGGCGCGCGACCGCAAGCCGAGACAGGATGGCCTCTTCTACATCGGCATGGTTGGAAGCTTCACCGAGAAGAAGGACCAGGAAACCATCGTGCGCGCCCTCCAGCGGCTTCCGGACAATGTCCATGCGGTCTTTGCCGGTGTGGGGGATCGCCGTCCGATCGTCGAAGAACTCGCCGGCGCTCTGGGCGTGCGCGAGCGCGTCCACTTTTCAGGCTTGGTCCGGGATATCCCGGCGTTCCTCGGTCGCCTTGATCTCTATGTGCAATCCTCCCACTGGGAAGGCTTCGGCGTGGCGGTTGTCGAGGCGATGGCGTCGGACCTGCCAGTCCTGGTCAGCGATGTCGGAGGGCTGGCCGTCGTCGTTGACAACGACGACTACCGCTTCCCGGCGAAAAACCACGGGCAGCTTGCCGACCGCATTCGAGAACTTGCCAGCGATGAGGAGAAATATCGCAATGCAACAGCCTATGCGCGCCGCCGTGCGCAGGGCTTTTCGATCGACCGGACCGTCTCGTGCTACGAGGATCTTTACGATCTGATCAAGCCCGGTCCGCCGACATTGACGACGGCCGGCGCAGATACCGGCGCCTCTCGGTTCCGCCGTTCCTCGCACCCGTCACAGGATCTGCCCTGA
- a CDS encoding ATP-binding protein, protein MVMSARQFYSGDDGSTDWVRESEFFARLKMRNGTFKLTQPSRFRELETAFRPLLSQRAGQLREVLDVGVSTGVTTVELLRYLEACGAKPKITATDLFIDAHIVEVAPGVRVLADPEGWPLQYDVAGLAIRPWIRRLDYVSLAFIPRQLAKSMLQPRLRALIRSGRSEPVQMITRSLSRDDSIAFVEDDIMRRSPDFAGRFDLVRAANILNRSYFSNAQIRLAVSNIRSYLSGAGSLLIVTRTNEKGENGGTLFEVGADGRFTVLMRVGSGSEVEDLILGCPAP, encoded by the coding sequence ATGGTGATGAGCGCCCGGCAATTTTATTCTGGAGATGACGGCTCGACGGACTGGGTCCGGGAGTCGGAGTTCTTCGCGAGGCTGAAGATGCGAAACGGCACTTTCAAGCTCACACAGCCGTCGCGCTTTCGCGAGCTGGAAACCGCATTCAGGCCCTTGCTTTCGCAGCGGGCAGGGCAGTTGCGGGAGGTGCTCGATGTCGGCGTTTCCACCGGCGTGACGACGGTCGAGCTTTTGCGATACCTGGAGGCCTGCGGGGCCAAACCGAAGATCACCGCCACCGATCTCTTCATCGACGCGCACATCGTCGAGGTGGCGCCGGGGGTTCGCGTTCTTGCCGATCCGGAAGGCTGGCCGCTTCAGTATGATGTCGCCGGTCTTGCGATCCGGCCCTGGATCCGACGGCTCGACTATGTCTCCCTTGCCTTCATCCCGCGCCAACTGGCGAAATCCATGCTGCAGCCGCGCCTGCGCGCGCTGATCCGCAGCGGAAGGAGCGAGCCGGTCCAGATGATCACGCGGTCGTTGTCGCGCGATGATTCCATCGCATTCGTCGAGGATGACATCATGCGGCGCTCGCCGGACTTCGCCGGCCGCTTCGATCTCGTCAGAGCCGCGAACATTCTCAACAGGAGTTACTTCTCCAACGCGCAGATCCGCTTGGCCGTGTCCAACATTCGATCCTATCTGAGCGGCGCCGGAAGCCTGCTGATCGTGACCCGGACGAACGAGAAGGGCGAAAACGGGGGAACGCTTTTCGAGGTCGGCGCCGACGGCCGGTTCACGGTCCTGATGCGCGTCGGCTCAGGATCCGAAGTGGAAGACCTGATCCTTGGTTGCCCCGCGCCCTAA
- a CDS encoding NAD-dependent epimerase/dehydratase family protein, whose translation MKRILVTGGAGFIGAHLARRLIKAGYDVTILDDLSSGKRENIPQAATFIEGSVLDRDAVRRALANVDACIHLAAISSVERCKRQLTSSHAINITGFLTIIEELAHSGAHFPLVYASSAAVYGASQELPLSEAGRCIPLSPYGADKLSCELHARSAYEVYGIASLGLRFFNVYGPGQDPSSPYSGVIAKFAERLERGENITIHGDGRQTRDFVHVDDVVEALLHALGRRDTGARIVNVCSGVETSISDLARIMIEETGSRSDLTYIDGLLGEVRRSRGCVETFYATLGYRCATDLRTGLARLLQ comes from the coding sequence TTGAAAAGGATACTGGTTACCGGTGGAGCCGGCTTCATTGGCGCGCACCTCGCCCGTCGGCTCATTAAGGCTGGCTATGACGTGACCATCCTTGATGATCTGAGTTCGGGAAAGCGAGAAAACATCCCGCAGGCTGCGACCTTCATCGAGGGGTCGGTGCTCGACCGCGACGCCGTGCGCCGCGCGCTCGCCAATGTGGATGCCTGCATCCATTTGGCGGCGATCTCCTCGGTCGAGCGGTGCAAGCGGCAACTGACATCATCGCACGCAATCAACATAACGGGGTTCCTCACCATCATCGAGGAACTTGCCCACTCCGGGGCTCATTTTCCGCTTGTCTACGCCTCATCGGCCGCGGTTTACGGGGCAAGCCAGGAACTGCCGCTTTCGGAAGCCGGACGTTGCATTCCGTTGTCGCCTTATGGTGCGGACAAGCTTTCCTGCGAACTTCACGCGCGGTCTGCCTATGAGGTTTACGGCATAGCGAGCCTGGGTCTGCGTTTCTTCAACGTGTACGGGCCGGGGCAGGATCCATCGTCTCCCTATTCCGGCGTGATCGCGAAGTTCGCCGAACGGCTGGAGCGCGGTGAAAACATCACCATCCATGGGGATGGCCGTCAGACCCGTGATTTCGTCCATGTGGACGACGTTGTGGAGGCTTTGCTGCACGCGCTTGGCCGCCGGGACACGGGCGCGCGCATCGTCAATGTTTGCAGCGGTGTCGAGACATCGATCAGCGACCTTGCGCGGATCATGATCGAGGAAACCGGCAGCCGCTCGGATCTCACCTATATCGACGGCCTACTGGGTGAAGTCAGGCGATCACGCGGGTGTGTTGAAACGTTCTACGCAACACTCGGCTATCGCTGCGCAACCGACCTTCGAACCGGGCTCGCGCGACTGCTGCAGTGA
- a CDS encoding 4-oxalocrotonate tautomerase family protein yields MPIINVTVSGKPDPALSSRIAASVSELTAAHLRKDPTITAIVVTYADPEHWFAGGKSLAEQDINSFWLDIKVVDGTNTKQEMAAYLEAIFGRFEQLLGRVHHESYVLVHEVSAAAYGYGGKTQEFRYISGKLKSGK; encoded by the coding sequence ATGCCCATCATCAACGTCACCGTCAGCGGCAAGCCGGACCCGGCACTCTCGTCGCGGATTGCCGCCTCGGTCAGCGAACTGACGGCTGCCCACCTGCGCAAGGATCCGACGATCACGGCAATCGTCGTCACCTATGCGGACCCGGAACACTGGTTCGCCGGCGGAAAGTCACTTGCCGAACAGGATATCAACAGCTTCTGGCTGGACATCAAGGTCGTCGACGGCACCAACACCAAGCAGGAAATGGCTGCCTATCTCGAGGCCATCTTCGGGCGCTTTGAACAGTTGCTCGGGCGGGTGCACCACGAGAGCTACGTTCTCGTCCACGAGGTTTCGGCTGCCGCCTATGGTTATGGCGGCAAGACGCAGGAATTCCGCTACATCAGCGGCAAGCTCAAATCCGGCAAATGA